The following are encoded in a window of Podospora pseudoanserina strain CBS 124.78 chromosome 6, whole genome shotgun sequence genomic DNA:
- a CDS encoding hypothetical protein (EggNog:ENOG503P4JD), which yields MGPSGALSSLPKLMASVGSWVESVKSSPPLPLSPPPTSEYGDRYEEDSRLQECIEEDIKQSIERDDDGDVDMTDSEGSTPPSSDPRTPESRYHLRGGYPKRRQPSFGQYSPTSRLAMIQEDKPLEIHEDGYDTSSDWDDYGTIPQIIGDYEEGVSRLEGYDDWNEDQKKVHKLIYLRGLHPMIPSNWKICFKMWGINQPHLDDVFTPSDCEKRVVIHAYKGIHAAGKALENLFYLSQHVTDYEELGLQDKASGLIVKAIKSYIKWSMQDASMTPRKELSIVLVHDYTARLLNMPISRDNSMGVDHDSFAYDSDEEGSSYDREIEDAMSRSIERRLRALGKRWREVLARGNRFVSKPPTLYQFSVIQHMVMLSSFDPSSSKNPIVILHQVPMNDRGQWLWNALSIAIPVHLAREAMIDLLNVEGVMAELSESDDPDL from the exons ATGGGGCCCTCCGGTGCGCTCTCATCGCTGCCAAAGCTCATGGCAAGCGTCGGGTCGTGGGTTGAGTCAGTCAAGTCCTCCCCACCTCTGCCCCTgagcccaccacccacatccGAATATGGCGACAGATATGAGGAAGACTCCCGTCTTCAAGAGTGCATTGAGGAGGATATCAAGCAAAGCATTGAACGAGACGACGATGGCGATGTCGATATGACCGACTCGGAAGGTTCTACACCACCCAGTTCTGACCCACGAACCCCCGAGTCTCGTTACCATCTACGCGGTGGTTACCCCAAACGCCGACAACCATCCTTTGGTCAATACAGCCCAACCTCCAGACTGGCTATGATCCAGGAGGATAAGCCTCTGGAGATCCATGAAGATGGCTACGACACAAGCAGCGACTGGGATGACTATGGCACCATTCCTCAGATCATTGGCGATTATGAGGAAGGCGTCAGTCGGTTGGAAGGCTACGATGACTGGAACGAAGATCAAAAGAAGGTCCACAAGCTCATCTATCTGCGTGGGTTGCATCCCATGATTCCATCCAACTGGAAAATCTGCTTCAAGATGTGGGGCATCAATCAGCCTCATCTTGACGATGTTTTCACTCCTTCGGATTGCGAGAAGCGTGTGGTGATTCATGCCTACAAGGGCATTCACGCAG CTGGCAAGGCACTCGAGAACCTCTTTTACCTCTCCCAGCACGTCACCGACTACGAGGAGCTCGGCCTCCAGGACAAGGCGTCCGGTCTTATTGTCAAGGCTATCAAGAGTTACATCAAATGGTCGATGCAGGATGCTAGCATGACTCCCCGCAAGGAACTCTCAATTGTTCTGGTGCACGACTACACTGCGCGGCTACTCAACATGCCCATTTCTCGAGACAACTCTATGGGGGTTGATCACGATTCTTTTGCCTATGATAGCGACGAAGAGGGGAGCAGCTACGACAGAGAGATTGAAGATGCCATGTCTCGCAGCAtcgagaggaggttgagagcTCTGGGGAAACGATGGCGCGAGGTTCTTGCGAGGGGCAACAGGTTTGTCTCCAAGCCACCGACGCTTTACCAGTTTTCTGTCATTCAGCACATGGTCATGTTGAGCAGCTTTGatccgtcgtcgtcaaagaaCCCGATTGTCATTCTGCATCAGGTCCCGATGAATGATCGGGGGCAGTGGCTTTGGAATGCGCTGTCCATTGCGATTCCTGTTCACTTGGCGAGGGAAGCGATGATTGATCTGCTGAATGTCGAAGGAGTGATGGCGGAGTTATCCGAGTCTGATGATCCAGACTTGTAG